One Microplitis mediator isolate UGA2020A chromosome 3, iyMicMedi2.1, whole genome shotgun sequence DNA segment encodes these proteins:
- the LOC130664969 gene encoding RNA-binding protein lark isoform X9, whose amino-acid sequence MPFRGQKRGKMPGFSSVGTFKIFIGNLADKTSNSDIKPLFEKYGKVVECDVVKNYGFVHMENEEAGRNAIQNLNGTPVHGQPIKCEAAKSRKGPNTPTTKIFVGNLTDNTKAPQVRELFAKYGTVVECDIVRNYGFVHLEASGDVNDAIKELNGQMVDGQPMKVQISTSRVRQRPGMGDPEQCYRCGRGGHWSKECPKGGMGGGPDRNGFRDRMFGRDPYPPPPPPPFLRDRIMGGRGFGEYDSYYDRRGFDDSRDLYERRFTGMSGPRDMDSSMLGRDFPPMSMPPLPARRDPMPPMPALGMGTMRDSGFSRGNDYGMFSRRSPPPSGNNGRFSRPGIRGPSPSRRFAPY is encoded by the exons ATGCCTTTTCGG ggtcAAAAAAGAGGCAAAATGCCAGGCTTCAGTAGCGTGGGTACGTTCAAGATTTTCATTGGTAATCTTGCtgataaaacatcaaattcaGATATAAAAccattatttgaaaaatatggtAAAGTTGTCGAGTGTGATGTCGTCAAAAATTATGGATTTGTC catatgGAGAATGAAGAAGCCGGTAGAAACgcgattcaaaatttaaacgGAACTCCAGTCCATGGTCAGCCGATAAAATGCGAGGCCGCTAAAAGCCGGAAAGGTCCCAACACTCCGACGACAAAAATATTCGTCGGTAATTTAACAGATAACACGAAAGCTCCACAAGTCCGGGAGCTATTTGCTAAGTACGGTACTGTCGTCGAGTGCGACATCGTACGGAATTATGGATTCGTGCATCTGGAGGCTTCGGGTGATGTAAACGACGCTATCAAGGAGCTCAATGGTCAGATGGTCGACGGACAGCCCATGAAAGTCCAGATATCTACCAGTCGGGTCAGACAGAGGCCGGGTATGGGCGACCCGGAGCAATGCTACCGCTGCGGACGCGGCGGCCACTGGTCCAAAGAGTGTCCCAAGGGTGGTATGGGTGGAGGTCCTGATAGAAACGGTTTCCGAGACAGGATGTTTGGTCGCGATCCTTACCCACCACCTCCACCGCCTCCATTCCTCAGAGACCGTATCATGGGTGGTCGTGGATTCGgc gAGTACGATAGTTACTACGACCGGCGAGGATTCGATGACTCCCGGGATTTGTACGAGAGAAGATTCACCGGAATGTCCGGACCCCGCGATATGGACAGCTCGATGTTAGGACGGGATTTCCCACCAATGTCCATGCCTCCATTACCCGCGAGACGCGATCCCATGCCACCTATGCCTGCTCTAGGTATGGGTACCATGCGCGACAGCGGTTTCTCCCGCGGTAATGATTACGGTATGTTCAGCAGACGTTCACCACCTCCTAGTGGTAACAATGGACGATTCAG CAGACCGGGAATCCGTGGACCATCGCCGTCGCGCCGGTTCGCACCCTACTAA
- the LOC130664969 gene encoding RNA-binding protein lark isoform X6 produces MPFRGQKRGKMPGFSSVGTFKIFIGNLADKTSNSDIKPLFEKYGKVVECDVVKNYGFVHMENEEAGRNAIQNLNGTPVHGQPIKCEAAKSRKGPNTPTTKIFVGNLTDNTKAPQVRELFAKYGTVVECDIVRNYGFVHLEASGDVNDAIKELNGQMVDGQPMKVQISTSRVRQRPGMGDPEQCYRCGRGGHWSKECPKGGMGGGPDRNGFRDRMFGRDPYPPPPPPPFLRDRIMGGRGFGEYDSYYDRRGFDDSRDLYERRFTGMSGPRDMDSSMLGRDFPPMSMPPLPARRDPMPPMPALGMGTMRDSGFSRGNDYGMFSRRSPPPSGNNGRFRGMYEDFSRDSFEERRPGIRGPSPSRRFAPY; encoded by the exons ATGCCTTTTCGG ggtcAAAAAAGAGGCAAAATGCCAGGCTTCAGTAGCGTGGGTACGTTCAAGATTTTCATTGGTAATCTTGCtgataaaacatcaaattcaGATATAAAAccattatttgaaaaatatggtAAAGTTGTCGAGTGTGATGTCGTCAAAAATTATGGATTTGTC catatgGAGAATGAAGAAGCCGGTAGAAACgcgattcaaaatttaaacgGAACTCCAGTCCATGGTCAGCCGATAAAATGCGAGGCCGCTAAAAGCCGGAAAGGTCCCAACACTCCGACGACAAAAATATTCGTCGGTAATTTAACAGATAACACGAAAGCTCCACAAGTCCGGGAGCTATTTGCTAAGTACGGTACTGTCGTCGAGTGCGACATCGTACGGAATTATGGATTCGTGCATCTGGAGGCTTCGGGTGATGTAAACGACGCTATCAAGGAGCTCAATGGTCAGATGGTCGACGGACAGCCCATGAAAGTCCAGATATCTACCAGTCGGGTCAGACAGAGGCCGGGTATGGGCGACCCGGAGCAATGCTACCGCTGCGGACGCGGCGGCCACTGGTCCAAAGAGTGTCCCAAGGGTGGTATGGGTGGAGGTCCTGATAGAAACGGTTTCCGAGACAGGATGTTTGGTCGCGATCCTTACCCACCACCTCCACCGCCTCCATTCCTCAGAGACCGTATCATGGGTGGTCGTGGATTCGgc gAGTACGATAGTTACTACGACCGGCGAGGATTCGATGACTCCCGGGATTTGTACGAGAGAAGATTCACCGGAATGTCCGGACCCCGCGATATGGACAGCTCGATGTTAGGACGGGATTTCCCACCAATGTCCATGCCTCCATTACCCGCGAGACGCGATCCCATGCCACCTATGCCTGCTCTAGGTATGGGTACCATGCGCGACAGCGGTTTCTCCCGCGGTAATGATTACGGTATGTTCAGCAGACGTTCACCACCTCCTAGTGGTAACAATGGACGATTCAG AGGCATGTACGAGGACTTCAGCCGAGACTCGTTTGAGGAGCGTag ACCGGGAATCCGTGGACCATCGCCGTCGCGCCGGTTCGCACCCTACTAA
- the LOC130664969 gene encoding RNA-binding protein lark isoform X2 has protein sequence MPFRGQKRGKMPGFSSVGTFKIFIGNLADKTSNSDIKPLFEKYGKVVECDVVKNYGFVHMENEEAGRNAIQNLNGTPVHGQPIKCEAAKSRKGPNTPTTKIFVGNLTDNTKAPQVRELFAKYGTVVECDIVRNYGFVHLEASGDVNDAIKELNGQMVDGQPMKVQISTSRVRQRPGMGDPEQCYRCGRGGHWSKECPKGGMGGGPDRNGFRDRMFGRDPYPPPPPPPFLRDRIMGGRGFGEYDSYYDRRGFDDSRDLYERRFTGMSGPRDMDSSMLGRDFPPMSMPPLPARRDPMPPMPALGMGTMRDSGFSRGNDYGMFSRRSPPPSGNNGRFRGMYEDFSRDSFEERRRFATELLNSKEEKGFYWK, from the exons ATGCCTTTTCGG ggtcAAAAAAGAGGCAAAATGCCAGGCTTCAGTAGCGTGGGTACGTTCAAGATTTTCATTGGTAATCTTGCtgataaaacatcaaattcaGATATAAAAccattatttgaaaaatatggtAAAGTTGTCGAGTGTGATGTCGTCAAAAATTATGGATTTGTC catatgGAGAATGAAGAAGCCGGTAGAAACgcgattcaaaatttaaacgGAACTCCAGTCCATGGTCAGCCGATAAAATGCGAGGCCGCTAAAAGCCGGAAAGGTCCCAACACTCCGACGACAAAAATATTCGTCGGTAATTTAACAGATAACACGAAAGCTCCACAAGTCCGGGAGCTATTTGCTAAGTACGGTACTGTCGTCGAGTGCGACATCGTACGGAATTATGGATTCGTGCATCTGGAGGCTTCGGGTGATGTAAACGACGCTATCAAGGAGCTCAATGGTCAGATGGTCGACGGACAGCCCATGAAAGTCCAGATATCTACCAGTCGGGTCAGACAGAGGCCGGGTATGGGCGACCCGGAGCAATGCTACCGCTGCGGACGCGGCGGCCACTGGTCCAAAGAGTGTCCCAAGGGTGGTATGGGTGGAGGTCCTGATAGAAACGGTTTCCGAGACAGGATGTTTGGTCGCGATCCTTACCCACCACCTCCACCGCCTCCATTCCTCAGAGACCGTATCATGGGTGGTCGTGGATTCGgc gAGTACGATAGTTACTACGACCGGCGAGGATTCGATGACTCCCGGGATTTGTACGAGAGAAGATTCACCGGAATGTCCGGACCCCGCGATATGGACAGCTCGATGTTAGGACGGGATTTCCCACCAATGTCCATGCCTCCATTACCCGCGAGACGCGATCCCATGCCACCTATGCCTGCTCTAGGTATGGGTACCATGCGCGACAGCGGTTTCTCCCGCGGTAATGATTACGGTATGTTCAGCAGACGTTCACCACCTCCTAGTGGTAACAATGGACGATTCAG AGGCATGTACGAGGACTTCAGCCGAGACTCGTTTGAGGAGCGTag
- the LOC130664969 gene encoding RNA-binding protein lark isoform X10, producing the protein MPFRGQKRGKMPGFSSVGTFKIFIGNLADKTSNSDIKPLFEKYGKVVECDVVKNYGFVHMENEEAGRNAIQNLNGTPVHGQPIKCEAAKSRKGPNTPTTKIFVGNLTDNTKAPQVRELFAKYGTVVECDIVRNYGFVHLEASGDVNDAIKELNGQMVDGQPMKVQISTSRVRQRPGMGDPEQCYRCGRGGHWSKECPKGGMGGGPDRNGFRDRMFGRDPYPPPPPPPFLRDRIMGGRGFGEYDSYYDRRGFDDSRDLYERRFTGMSGPRDMDSSMLGRDFPPMSMPPLPARRDPMPPMPALGMGTMRDSGFSRGNDYGMFSRRSPPPSGNNGRFRPGIRGPSPSRRFAPY; encoded by the exons ATGCCTTTTCGG ggtcAAAAAAGAGGCAAAATGCCAGGCTTCAGTAGCGTGGGTACGTTCAAGATTTTCATTGGTAATCTTGCtgataaaacatcaaattcaGATATAAAAccattatttgaaaaatatggtAAAGTTGTCGAGTGTGATGTCGTCAAAAATTATGGATTTGTC catatgGAGAATGAAGAAGCCGGTAGAAACgcgattcaaaatttaaacgGAACTCCAGTCCATGGTCAGCCGATAAAATGCGAGGCCGCTAAAAGCCGGAAAGGTCCCAACACTCCGACGACAAAAATATTCGTCGGTAATTTAACAGATAACACGAAAGCTCCACAAGTCCGGGAGCTATTTGCTAAGTACGGTACTGTCGTCGAGTGCGACATCGTACGGAATTATGGATTCGTGCATCTGGAGGCTTCGGGTGATGTAAACGACGCTATCAAGGAGCTCAATGGTCAGATGGTCGACGGACAGCCCATGAAAGTCCAGATATCTACCAGTCGGGTCAGACAGAGGCCGGGTATGGGCGACCCGGAGCAATGCTACCGCTGCGGACGCGGCGGCCACTGGTCCAAAGAGTGTCCCAAGGGTGGTATGGGTGGAGGTCCTGATAGAAACGGTTTCCGAGACAGGATGTTTGGTCGCGATCCTTACCCACCACCTCCACCGCCTCCATTCCTCAGAGACCGTATCATGGGTGGTCGTGGATTCGgc gAGTACGATAGTTACTACGACCGGCGAGGATTCGATGACTCCCGGGATTTGTACGAGAGAAGATTCACCGGAATGTCCGGACCCCGCGATATGGACAGCTCGATGTTAGGACGGGATTTCCCACCAATGTCCATGCCTCCATTACCCGCGAGACGCGATCCCATGCCACCTATGCCTGCTCTAGGTATGGGTACCATGCGCGACAGCGGTTTCTCCCGCGGTAATGATTACGGTATGTTCAGCAGACGTTCACCACCTCCTAGTGGTAACAATGGACGATTCAG ACCGGGAATCCGTGGACCATCGCCGTCGCGCCGGTTCGCACCCTACTAA
- the LOC130664969 gene encoding RNA-binding protein lark isoform X1, whose product MPFRGQKRGKMPGFSSVGTFKIFIGNLADKTSNSDIKPLFEKYGKVVECDVVKNYGFVHMENEEAGRNAIQNLNGTPVHGQPIKCEAAKSRKGPNTPTTKIFVGNLTDNTKAPQVRELFAKYGTVVECDIVRNYGFVHLEASGDVNDAIKELNGQMVDGQPMKVQISTSRVRQRPGMGDPEQCYRCGRGGHWSKECPKGGMGGGPDRNGFRDRMFGRDPYPPPPPPPFLRDRIMGGRGFGEYDSYYDRRGFDDSRDLYERRFTGMSGPRDMDSSMLGRDFPPMSMPPLPARRDPMPPMPALGMGTMRDSGFSRGNDYGMFSRRSPPPSGNNGRFSRGMYEDFSRDSFEERRRFATELLNSKEEKGFYWK is encoded by the exons ATGCCTTTTCGG ggtcAAAAAAGAGGCAAAATGCCAGGCTTCAGTAGCGTGGGTACGTTCAAGATTTTCATTGGTAATCTTGCtgataaaacatcaaattcaGATATAAAAccattatttgaaaaatatggtAAAGTTGTCGAGTGTGATGTCGTCAAAAATTATGGATTTGTC catatgGAGAATGAAGAAGCCGGTAGAAACgcgattcaaaatttaaacgGAACTCCAGTCCATGGTCAGCCGATAAAATGCGAGGCCGCTAAAAGCCGGAAAGGTCCCAACACTCCGACGACAAAAATATTCGTCGGTAATTTAACAGATAACACGAAAGCTCCACAAGTCCGGGAGCTATTTGCTAAGTACGGTACTGTCGTCGAGTGCGACATCGTACGGAATTATGGATTCGTGCATCTGGAGGCTTCGGGTGATGTAAACGACGCTATCAAGGAGCTCAATGGTCAGATGGTCGACGGACAGCCCATGAAAGTCCAGATATCTACCAGTCGGGTCAGACAGAGGCCGGGTATGGGCGACCCGGAGCAATGCTACCGCTGCGGACGCGGCGGCCACTGGTCCAAAGAGTGTCCCAAGGGTGGTATGGGTGGAGGTCCTGATAGAAACGGTTTCCGAGACAGGATGTTTGGTCGCGATCCTTACCCACCACCTCCACCGCCTCCATTCCTCAGAGACCGTATCATGGGTGGTCGTGGATTCGgc gAGTACGATAGTTACTACGACCGGCGAGGATTCGATGACTCCCGGGATTTGTACGAGAGAAGATTCACCGGAATGTCCGGACCCCGCGATATGGACAGCTCGATGTTAGGACGGGATTTCCCACCAATGTCCATGCCTCCATTACCCGCGAGACGCGATCCCATGCCACCTATGCCTGCTCTAGGTATGGGTACCATGCGCGACAGCGGTTTCTCCCGCGGTAATGATTACGGTATGTTCAGCAGACGTTCACCACCTCCTAGTGGTAACAATGGACGATTCAG TAGAGGCATGTACGAGGACTTCAGCCGAGACTCGTTTGAGGAGCGTag
- the LOC130664969 gene encoding RNA-binding protein lark isoform X8 — MPFRGQKRGKMPGFSSVGTFKIFIGNLADKTSNSDIKPLFEKYGKVVECDVVKNYGFVHMENEEAGRNAIQNLNGTPVHGQPIKCEAAKSRKGPNTPTTKIFVGNLTDNTKAPQVRELFAKYGTVVECDIVRNYGFVHLEASGDVNDAIKELNGQMVDGQPMKVQISTSRVRQRPGMGDPEQCYRCGRGGHWSKECPKGGMGGGPDRNGFRDRMFGRDPYPPPPPPPFLRDRIMGGRGFGEYDSYYDRRGFDDSRDLYERRFTGMSGPRDMDSSMLGRDFPPMSMPPLPARRDPMPPMPALGMGTMRDSGFSRGNDYGMFSRRSPPPSGNNGRFRRFATELLNSKEEKGFYWK, encoded by the exons ATGCCTTTTCGG ggtcAAAAAAGAGGCAAAATGCCAGGCTTCAGTAGCGTGGGTACGTTCAAGATTTTCATTGGTAATCTTGCtgataaaacatcaaattcaGATATAAAAccattatttgaaaaatatggtAAAGTTGTCGAGTGTGATGTCGTCAAAAATTATGGATTTGTC catatgGAGAATGAAGAAGCCGGTAGAAACgcgattcaaaatttaaacgGAACTCCAGTCCATGGTCAGCCGATAAAATGCGAGGCCGCTAAAAGCCGGAAAGGTCCCAACACTCCGACGACAAAAATATTCGTCGGTAATTTAACAGATAACACGAAAGCTCCACAAGTCCGGGAGCTATTTGCTAAGTACGGTACTGTCGTCGAGTGCGACATCGTACGGAATTATGGATTCGTGCATCTGGAGGCTTCGGGTGATGTAAACGACGCTATCAAGGAGCTCAATGGTCAGATGGTCGACGGACAGCCCATGAAAGTCCAGATATCTACCAGTCGGGTCAGACAGAGGCCGGGTATGGGCGACCCGGAGCAATGCTACCGCTGCGGACGCGGCGGCCACTGGTCCAAAGAGTGTCCCAAGGGTGGTATGGGTGGAGGTCCTGATAGAAACGGTTTCCGAGACAGGATGTTTGGTCGCGATCCTTACCCACCACCTCCACCGCCTCCATTCCTCAGAGACCGTATCATGGGTGGTCGTGGATTCGgc gAGTACGATAGTTACTACGACCGGCGAGGATTCGATGACTCCCGGGATTTGTACGAGAGAAGATTCACCGGAATGTCCGGACCCCGCGATATGGACAGCTCGATGTTAGGACGGGATTTCCCACCAATGTCCATGCCTCCATTACCCGCGAGACGCGATCCCATGCCACCTATGCCTGCTCTAGGTATGGGTACCATGCGCGACAGCGGTTTCTCCCGCGGTAATGATTACGGTATGTTCAGCAGACGTTCACCACCTCCTAGTGGTAACAATGGACGATTCAG
- the LOC130664969 gene encoding RNA-binding protein lark isoform X5, whose amino-acid sequence MPFRGQKRGKMPGFSSVGTFKIFIGNLADKTSNSDIKPLFEKYGKVVECDVVKNYGFVHMENEEAGRNAIQNLNGTPVHGQPIKCEAAKSRKGPNTPTTKIFVGNLTDNTKAPQVRELFAKYGTVVECDIVRNYGFVHLEASGDVNDAIKELNGQMVDGQPMKVQISTSRVRQRPGMGDPEQCYRCGRGGHWSKECPKGGMGGGPDRNGFRDRMFGRDPYPPPPPPPFLRDRIMGGRGFGEYDSYYDRRGFDDSRDLYERRFTGMSGPRDMDSSMLGRDFPPMSMPPLPARRDPMPPMPALGMGTMRDSGFSRGNDYGMFSRRSPPPSGNNGRFRGMYEDFSRDSFEERSRPGIRGPSPSRRFAPY is encoded by the exons ATGCCTTTTCGG ggtcAAAAAAGAGGCAAAATGCCAGGCTTCAGTAGCGTGGGTACGTTCAAGATTTTCATTGGTAATCTTGCtgataaaacatcaaattcaGATATAAAAccattatttgaaaaatatggtAAAGTTGTCGAGTGTGATGTCGTCAAAAATTATGGATTTGTC catatgGAGAATGAAGAAGCCGGTAGAAACgcgattcaaaatttaaacgGAACTCCAGTCCATGGTCAGCCGATAAAATGCGAGGCCGCTAAAAGCCGGAAAGGTCCCAACACTCCGACGACAAAAATATTCGTCGGTAATTTAACAGATAACACGAAAGCTCCACAAGTCCGGGAGCTATTTGCTAAGTACGGTACTGTCGTCGAGTGCGACATCGTACGGAATTATGGATTCGTGCATCTGGAGGCTTCGGGTGATGTAAACGACGCTATCAAGGAGCTCAATGGTCAGATGGTCGACGGACAGCCCATGAAAGTCCAGATATCTACCAGTCGGGTCAGACAGAGGCCGGGTATGGGCGACCCGGAGCAATGCTACCGCTGCGGACGCGGCGGCCACTGGTCCAAAGAGTGTCCCAAGGGTGGTATGGGTGGAGGTCCTGATAGAAACGGTTTCCGAGACAGGATGTTTGGTCGCGATCCTTACCCACCACCTCCACCGCCTCCATTCCTCAGAGACCGTATCATGGGTGGTCGTGGATTCGgc gAGTACGATAGTTACTACGACCGGCGAGGATTCGATGACTCCCGGGATTTGTACGAGAGAAGATTCACCGGAATGTCCGGACCCCGCGATATGGACAGCTCGATGTTAGGACGGGATTTCCCACCAATGTCCATGCCTCCATTACCCGCGAGACGCGATCCCATGCCACCTATGCCTGCTCTAGGTATGGGTACCATGCGCGACAGCGGTTTCTCCCGCGGTAATGATTACGGTATGTTCAGCAGACGTTCACCACCTCCTAGTGGTAACAATGGACGATTCAG AGGCATGTACGAGGACTTCAGCCGAGACTCGTTTGAGGAGCGTag CAGACCGGGAATCCGTGGACCATCGCCGTCGCGCCGGTTCGCACCCTACTAA
- the LOC130664969 gene encoding RNA-binding protein lark isoform X4: MPFRGQKRGKMPGFSSVGTFKIFIGNLADKTSNSDIKPLFEKYGKVVECDVVKNYGFVHMENEEAGRNAIQNLNGTPVHGQPIKCEAAKSRKGPNTPTTKIFVGNLTDNTKAPQVRELFAKYGTVVECDIVRNYGFVHLEASGDVNDAIKELNGQMVDGQPMKVQISTSRVRQRPGMGDPEQCYRCGRGGHWSKECPKGGMGGGPDRNGFRDRMFGRDPYPPPPPPPFLRDRIMGGRGFGEYDSYYDRRGFDDSRDLYERRFTGMSGPRDMDSSMLGRDFPPMSMPPLPARRDPMPPMPALGMGTMRDSGFSRGNDYGMFSRRSPPPSGNNGRFSRGMYEDFSRDSFEERRPGIRGPSPSRRFAPY, encoded by the exons ATGCCTTTTCGG ggtcAAAAAAGAGGCAAAATGCCAGGCTTCAGTAGCGTGGGTACGTTCAAGATTTTCATTGGTAATCTTGCtgataaaacatcaaattcaGATATAAAAccattatttgaaaaatatggtAAAGTTGTCGAGTGTGATGTCGTCAAAAATTATGGATTTGTC catatgGAGAATGAAGAAGCCGGTAGAAACgcgattcaaaatttaaacgGAACTCCAGTCCATGGTCAGCCGATAAAATGCGAGGCCGCTAAAAGCCGGAAAGGTCCCAACACTCCGACGACAAAAATATTCGTCGGTAATTTAACAGATAACACGAAAGCTCCACAAGTCCGGGAGCTATTTGCTAAGTACGGTACTGTCGTCGAGTGCGACATCGTACGGAATTATGGATTCGTGCATCTGGAGGCTTCGGGTGATGTAAACGACGCTATCAAGGAGCTCAATGGTCAGATGGTCGACGGACAGCCCATGAAAGTCCAGATATCTACCAGTCGGGTCAGACAGAGGCCGGGTATGGGCGACCCGGAGCAATGCTACCGCTGCGGACGCGGCGGCCACTGGTCCAAAGAGTGTCCCAAGGGTGGTATGGGTGGAGGTCCTGATAGAAACGGTTTCCGAGACAGGATGTTTGGTCGCGATCCTTACCCACCACCTCCACCGCCTCCATTCCTCAGAGACCGTATCATGGGTGGTCGTGGATTCGgc gAGTACGATAGTTACTACGACCGGCGAGGATTCGATGACTCCCGGGATTTGTACGAGAGAAGATTCACCGGAATGTCCGGACCCCGCGATATGGACAGCTCGATGTTAGGACGGGATTTCCCACCAATGTCCATGCCTCCATTACCCGCGAGACGCGATCCCATGCCACCTATGCCTGCTCTAGGTATGGGTACCATGCGCGACAGCGGTTTCTCCCGCGGTAATGATTACGGTATGTTCAGCAGACGTTCACCACCTCCTAGTGGTAACAATGGACGATTCAG TAGAGGCATGTACGAGGACTTCAGCCGAGACTCGTTTGAGGAGCGTag ACCGGGAATCCGTGGACCATCGCCGTCGCGCCGGTTCGCACCCTACTAA
- the LOC130664969 gene encoding RNA-binding protein lark isoform X3: protein MPFRGQKRGKMPGFSSVGTFKIFIGNLADKTSNSDIKPLFEKYGKVVECDVVKNYGFVHMENEEAGRNAIQNLNGTPVHGQPIKCEAAKSRKGPNTPTTKIFVGNLTDNTKAPQVRELFAKYGTVVECDIVRNYGFVHLEASGDVNDAIKELNGQMVDGQPMKVQISTSRVRQRPGMGDPEQCYRCGRGGHWSKECPKGGMGGGPDRNGFRDRMFGRDPYPPPPPPPFLRDRIMGGRGFGEYDSYYDRRGFDDSRDLYERRFTGMSGPRDMDSSMLGRDFPPMSMPPLPARRDPMPPMPALGMGTMRDSGFSRGNDYGMFSRRSPPPSGNNGRFSRGMYEDFSRDSFEERSRPGIRGPSPSRRFAPY, encoded by the exons ATGCCTTTTCGG ggtcAAAAAAGAGGCAAAATGCCAGGCTTCAGTAGCGTGGGTACGTTCAAGATTTTCATTGGTAATCTTGCtgataaaacatcaaattcaGATATAAAAccattatttgaaaaatatggtAAAGTTGTCGAGTGTGATGTCGTCAAAAATTATGGATTTGTC catatgGAGAATGAAGAAGCCGGTAGAAACgcgattcaaaatttaaacgGAACTCCAGTCCATGGTCAGCCGATAAAATGCGAGGCCGCTAAAAGCCGGAAAGGTCCCAACACTCCGACGACAAAAATATTCGTCGGTAATTTAACAGATAACACGAAAGCTCCACAAGTCCGGGAGCTATTTGCTAAGTACGGTACTGTCGTCGAGTGCGACATCGTACGGAATTATGGATTCGTGCATCTGGAGGCTTCGGGTGATGTAAACGACGCTATCAAGGAGCTCAATGGTCAGATGGTCGACGGACAGCCCATGAAAGTCCAGATATCTACCAGTCGGGTCAGACAGAGGCCGGGTATGGGCGACCCGGAGCAATGCTACCGCTGCGGACGCGGCGGCCACTGGTCCAAAGAGTGTCCCAAGGGTGGTATGGGTGGAGGTCCTGATAGAAACGGTTTCCGAGACAGGATGTTTGGTCGCGATCCTTACCCACCACCTCCACCGCCTCCATTCCTCAGAGACCGTATCATGGGTGGTCGTGGATTCGgc gAGTACGATAGTTACTACGACCGGCGAGGATTCGATGACTCCCGGGATTTGTACGAGAGAAGATTCACCGGAATGTCCGGACCCCGCGATATGGACAGCTCGATGTTAGGACGGGATTTCCCACCAATGTCCATGCCTCCATTACCCGCGAGACGCGATCCCATGCCACCTATGCCTGCTCTAGGTATGGGTACCATGCGCGACAGCGGTTTCTCCCGCGGTAATGATTACGGTATGTTCAGCAGACGTTCACCACCTCCTAGTGGTAACAATGGACGATTCAG TAGAGGCATGTACGAGGACTTCAGCCGAGACTCGTTTGAGGAGCGTag CAGACCGGGAATCCGTGGACCATCGCCGTCGCGCCGGTTCGCACCCTACTAA